One region of Emys orbicularis isolate rEmyOrb1 chromosome 6, rEmyOrb1.hap1, whole genome shotgun sequence genomic DNA includes:
- the ARRDC3 gene encoding arrestin domain-containing protein 3, with protein sequence MVLGKVKSLTISFDCLNDSNVPVYSSGDTVSGRVNLEVTGEIRVKSLKIHARGHAKVRWTESRNAGSNTAYTQNYTEEVEYFNHKDILIGHERDDDNSEEGLNTIHSGRHEYAFSFELPQTPLATSFEGRHGSVRYWVKAELHRPWLLPVKLKKEFTVFEHIDINTPSLLSPQAGTKEKTLCCWFCTSGPISLSAKIERKGYTPGESIQIFAEIENCSSRMVVPKAAIYQTQAFYAKGKMKEVKQLVANLRGESLSSGKTETWNGKQLKIPPVSPSILDCSIIRVEYSLMVYVDIPGAMDLFLNLPLVIGTIPLHPFGSRTSSVSSQCSMNMNWLGLPLPERPEAPPSYAEVVTEEQRQSSLVPIAACDDFERALQGPLFAYIQEFRFLPPPLYSEIDPNPDQPTDDRPSCPSR encoded by the exons ATGGTGCTGGGGAAGGTGAAGAGTTTGACAATAAGCTTTGACTGTCTCAATGACAGCAATGTCCCCGTCTATTCTAGTGGGGACACAGTCTCAGGAAGGGTCAATTTAGAAGTTACTGGGGAAATTAGAGTAAAATCTCTTAAAATTCATGCAAGAGGACATGCAAAAGTACGCTGGACAGAATCTAGAAATGCTGGATCCAACACTGCCTATACACAGAATTACACTGAAGAAGTAGAATATTTCAACCATAAAGACATCTTAATTGGGCACGAAAGAG ATGATGACAATTCTGAAGAAGGCCTCAACACTATTCATTCAGGAAGGCATGAATATGCATTCAGCTTTGAGCTTCCACAGAC ACCACTTGCTACCTCATTCGAAGGCAGACATGGCAGTGTGCGCTATTGGGTGAAAGCCGAATTGCACAGGCCTTGGCTTTTACCAGTAAAATTAAAGAAGGAATTTACAGTCTTTGAACATATAGATATCAACACTCCTTCATTACTG TCACCCCAAGCAGGCACAAAAGAAAAGACTCTCTGTTGTTGGTTTTGTACCTCAGGCCCAATATCCTTAAGTGCCAAAATTGAAAGGAAGGGCTACACACCAG GTGAATCAATTCAGATCTTTGCTGAGATTGAAAACTGCTCTTCCCGTATGGTGGTGCCAAAGGCAGCCATTTATCAAACCCAGGCATTCTATGCCAAAGGAAAAATGAAGGAAGTAAAACAGCTTGTTGCCAACTTGCGTGGGGAATCCCTGTCATCTGGGAAAACAGAAACCTGGAATGGGAAACAGTTGAAAATTCCACCTGTTTCCCCCTCTATCCTTGACTGTAGTATAATCCGTGTAGAATACTCACTAATG GTGTACGTTGATATTCCTGGAGCAATGGATTTATTCCTTAATTTACCACTTGTCATTGGTACTATTCCTCTACATCCATTTGGCAGCAGAACGTCAAGTGTAAGCAGCCAGTGTAGCATGAATATGAACTGGCTTGGTCTGCCACTGCCTGAAAGACCCGAAG CACCTCCTAGCTATGCAGAAGTGGTCACAGAGGAGCAAAGGCAGTCCAGCCTTGTACCCATAGCTGCTTGTGATGATTTTGAGAGGGCACTTCAAGGACCATTATTTGCATATATCCAGGAGTTTCGTTTTCTGCCTCCACCTCTCTATTCAGAG ATTGATCCAAACCCAGATCAGCCCACAGATGACAGACCATCTTGTCCCTCTCGTTGA